A window of Rhizobium acidisoli contains these coding sequences:
- the rplT gene encoding 50S ribosomal protein L20, with the protein MARVKRGVTAHAKHKKVLKAAKGFYGRRKNTIRTAKAAVDRSKQYAYRDRKVNKRNFRALWIQRINAAVREFGLTYGRFIDGLNKAGIEVDRKVLSDMAIHEPEAFGALVNAAKKALEYLKEAGTANEFEGAVK; encoded by the coding sequence ATGGCACGTGTAAAAAGAGGCGTCACCGCCCACGCCAAGCATAAGAAGGTTCTGAAGGCCGCCAAGGGCTTTTACGGCCGTCGCAAGAACACCATCCGCACCGCCAAGGCTGCGGTCGATCGCTCGAAGCAGTACGCTTACCGCGACCGCAAGGTCAACAAGCGCAACTTCCGTGCGCTCTGGATCCAGCGCATCAACGCCGCTGTCCGCGAATTCGGCCTGACCTACGGCCGCTTCATCGACGGCCTGAACAAGGCCGGCATCGAAGTCGACCGCAAGGTTCTCTCCGACATGGCGATCCACGAGCCGGAAGCATTCGGCGCGCTCGTCAATGCTGCCAAGAAGGCTCTTGAGTACCTCAAGGAAGCCGGTACGGCCAACGAGTTTGAAGGCGCGGTCAAGTAA
- the mbfA gene encoding iron exporter MbfA has product MLARFFRSSKRSFESLSEQEILALAIASEEDDARIYLAYADRLRREFPASAKVFEDMAEVEDTHRKSLFEIHRQRFGERIPLIRREHVEGFYERKPDWLRANLTLDAMRRETEAMEEQAYRFYVEAAKRTSDASTRELLGDLALAEQGHEDIARMLGDKHTPEDVKRDENETVHRQFVLTYVQPGLAGLMDGSVSTLAPIFAAAFATQDTWQTFLVGLSASVGAGISMGFTEAAHDDGKISGRGSPVKRGLACGIMTALGGLGHALPYLIPHLWTATITAAIIVFFELWAIAFIQNRYMETPFLRAAFQVVLGGGLVLGAGILIGNG; this is encoded by the coding sequence ATGCTGGCGCGGTTTTTCAGATCCTCGAAACGATCGTTCGAATCGCTGTCCGAGCAGGAGATTCTCGCCCTCGCGATCGCCTCCGAGGAAGACGATGCCCGCATCTATCTCGCCTATGCCGACAGGCTGCGCCGCGAATTCCCGGCCTCGGCCAAAGTCTTCGAAGACATGGCCGAGGTCGAGGACACGCATCGCAAATCGTTGTTCGAGATCCATCGCCAGCGTTTCGGCGAGCGCATTCCGCTGATCCGGCGCGAACATGTCGAAGGTTTTTATGAGCGCAAGCCCGACTGGTTGAGGGCAAATCTGACGCTGGATGCGATGCGCCGGGAAACCGAGGCGATGGAGGAGCAGGCCTACCGTTTCTATGTCGAGGCGGCAAAACGCACCTCGGATGCCTCGACGCGCGAACTTCTCGGTGACCTCGCGCTTGCCGAACAGGGGCATGAGGATATCGCCCGCATGCTGGGCGACAAACATACGCCCGAAGATGTCAAACGCGACGAGAACGAAACGGTGCATCGGCAATTCGTGCTGACCTATGTGCAGCCGGGCCTTGCCGGGCTGATGGACGGTTCGGTCTCGACGCTGGCGCCGATCTTCGCCGCAGCCTTCGCCACGCAGGATACCTGGCAGACCTTCCTTGTCGGTCTTTCCGCCTCCGTCGGCGCCGGCATCTCGATGGGCTTCACCGAGGCCGCCCATGACGACGGCAAGATTTCCGGCAGGGGCTCGCCGGTCAAACGCGGCCTTGCCTGCGGCATCATGACGGCGCTCGGCGGCCTCGGCCACGCCCTGCCTTACCTCATCCCGCACTTGTGGACGGCGACAATCACCGCCGCAATCATCGTCTTCTTCGAACTCTGGGCAATCGCCTTCATCCAGAACCGCTACATGGAAACCCCCTTCCTGCGCGCCGCCTTCCAAGTGGTCCTCGGCGGCGGCCTGGTGCTCGGCGCGGGTATTTTGATTGGGAATGGGTGA
- the pheS gene encoding phenylalanine--tRNA ligase subunit alpha, with amino-acid sequence MSDIDQLNASLLAEIAAANDEAALEAVRVSALGKKGSVSELLKTLGAMTPEERQTRGAAINVLKNAVTEALAARKAMLRQEAINARLKAETVDVSLPVRSSPAERGRIHPISQIVDEITAIFADMGFSIAEGPDIETDYYNFTALNFPEGHPAREMHDTFFFHPDENGERKVLRTHTSPVQVRTMETQKPPIRIIIPGKTYRQDSDATHSPMFHQVEGLVIDKKANVANIRWVLEEFCKTFFEVDSVTMRFRPSFFPFTEPSFEVDIQCDRSGPIVKFGEGTDWMEILGCGMVHPNVLRYGGLDPDEYQGFAWGMGLDRIAMLKYGMPDLRDFFNADVRWMTHYGFRPLDMPTLFGGLSA; translated from the coding sequence ATGTCAGATATCGACCAGCTCAACGCATCGCTGCTCGCCGAAATCGCTGCCGCCAATGACGAGGCGGCCCTGGAAGCGGTGCGCGTTTCCGCCCTCGGCAAGAAGGGCTCCGTCTCCGAACTGTTGAAGACGCTCGGCGCCATGACGCCGGAAGAACGCCAGACCCGGGGCGCTGCGATCAACGTTTTGAAGAATGCGGTGACCGAGGCGCTCGCCGCCCGCAAGGCGATGCTCCGCCAAGAGGCAATCAATGCGCGGCTGAAAGCCGAAACCGTCGATGTCAGCCTGCCGGTGCGCTCTTCGCCCGCCGAGCGCGGCCGAATCCATCCGATCAGCCAGATCGTCGATGAAATCACCGCTATCTTCGCCGACATGGGTTTCTCCATCGCCGAAGGTCCGGATATCGAGACCGACTACTACAATTTCACCGCGCTGAATTTCCCCGAAGGCCACCCGGCCCGCGAGATGCACGACACCTTCTTCTTCCATCCGGACGAGAACGGTGAGCGCAAGGTGCTGCGCACCCATACCTCGCCGGTGCAGGTGCGCACCATGGAGACGCAGAAGCCGCCGATCCGCATTATCATTCCCGGCAAGACCTACCGCCAGGACAGTGATGCCACGCATTCGCCGATGTTCCACCAGGTCGAAGGCCTGGTCATCGACAAGAAGGCCAACGTCGCCAACATCCGCTGGGTGCTCGAGGAATTCTGCAAGACCTTCTTCGAGGTCGACAGCGTGACCATGCGCTTCCGTCCGTCCTTCTTTCCTTTCACCGAGCCCTCTTTCGAGGTCGATATTCAGTGCGACCGCTCCGGCCCGATCGTCAAGTTCGGCGAAGGCACCGACTGGATGGAGATCCTCGGCTGCGGCATGGTCCATCCGAACGTGCTGCGCTACGGCGGGCTCGATCCGGACGAATATCAGGGTTTTGCCTGGGGCATGGGCCTCGACCGCATCGCCATGCTGAAATACGGCATGCCCGACCTGCGCGATTTCTTCAACGCCGACGTCCGCTGGATGACGCATTACGGCTTCCGCCCGCTCGACATGCCGACGCTGTTCGGCGGCCTCAGCGCTTGA
- a CDS encoding nuclear transport factor 2 family protein produces MSDRQAVEQTVHLYVEGMAFANEAALKKAFHPKSSIIGHYQNAVEWLTRDEFIAAILAEEPAPPGTQPFMDIQSVDVEGDAASVKVTDDFAGMRFTDYLSLLKIDGRWTIVSKLYHLHR; encoded by the coding sequence ATGTCGGACAGGCAGGCAGTCGAACAGACGGTTCATCTCTATGTCGAAGGCATGGCCTTCGCCAATGAGGCGGCCTTGAAAAAGGCCTTTCACCCCAAAAGCTCGATCATCGGCCATTACCAGAATGCCGTCGAATGGCTGACGCGGGACGAATTCATCGCCGCGATCCTGGCGGAAGAGCCGGCCCCGCCCGGCACGCAGCCCTTTATGGATATCCAGAGCGTCGATGTCGAGGGTGATGCGGCGAGCGTCAAGGTCACCGACGATTTCGCCGGGATGCGCTTTACCGATTATCTCTCACTGCTGAAGATCGACGGCCGATGGACGATCGTCAGCAAGCTCTACCATCTTCATAGATGA
- a CDS encoding group III truncated hemoglobin yields the protein MNNEIQGRPAHVAAIRERAEAEMLDMGVDEAFIGRLVETFYARVLAHPDLGPVFDARLSGRWPAHMEKMKSFWSAVAFRSGAYGGKPVQAHTGVQNLTPDLFPKWLSLFAATLDDIAPTPEAKAWFMATAERIAKSLTLSLFYNPALDDPTRRTG from the coding sequence ATGAACAATGAGATTCAGGGCCGCCCTGCCCATGTCGCGGCGATCCGCGAAAGGGCGGAGGCCGAGATGCTGGACATGGGTGTCGACGAGGCCTTCATCGGCAGGCTGGTCGAGACTTTTTACGCTCGCGTGCTTGCGCATCCCGATCTCGGCCCGGTGTTCGACGCGCGGCTCTCCGGCCGCTGGCCGGCGCATATGGAGAAGATGAAAAGTTTCTGGTCAGCGGTCGCCTTCCGCAGCGGCGCCTATGGCGGCAAGCCGGTGCAGGCGCATACCGGCGTCCAGAACCTGACGCCCGACCTCTTTCCGAAATGGCTGTCGCTGTTTGCCGCGACGCTCGACGATATCGCGCCAACGCCGGAAGCCAAGGCCTGGTTCATGGCGACGGCCGAGCGGATCGCCAAAAGCCTGACGCTCTCGCTGTTCTACAATCCCGCCCTCGACGATCCCACTAGGAGGACGGGCTGA
- the infC gene encoding translation initiation factor IF-3, with translation MRRPFKTDAPVKDGPRSNREIRIPKVQLIGADGENMGVVPTDQALRMAEEAGLDLVEISPNVEPPVCKILDLGKLKYANQKKAAEARKKQKIVEVKEIKMRPNIDTHDYEVKMKAMGRFFDEGDKVKVTLKFRGREMAHQELGMKLLQQVKADTTEFAKVEAEPKLEGRQMMMVLAPK, from the coding sequence ATTCGCAGACCTTTTAAAACCGACGCGCCCGTGAAGGACGGACCGCGCTCGAACCGTGAAATCCGCATTCCCAAAGTTCAGCTGATCGGGGCTGACGGCGAGAATATGGGCGTCGTGCCTACCGACCAGGCCTTGAGAATGGCTGAGGAAGCCGGCCTCGATCTCGTCGAAATTTCCCCCAATGTCGAACCGCCTGTGTGCAAGATCCTCGATCTGGGCAAGCTGAAATATGCCAACCAGAAAAAGGCTGCCGAGGCGCGCAAGAAGCAGAAGATCGTCGAAGTCAAAGAAATCAAGATGCGCCCGAACATCGACACCCATGATTATGAGGTGAAGATGAAGGCGATGGGTCGCTTCTTCGACGAAGGCGACAAGGTCAAGGTGACGCTGAAGTTCCGCGGCCGCGAAATGGCCCACCAGGAACTCGGCATGAAGCTGCTGCAGCAGGTCAAGGCCGATACGACCGAGTTCGCCAAGGTCGAAGCCGAGCCCAAGCTCGAAGGCCGCCAGATGATGATGGTGCTGGCGCCGAAGTAA
- the recX gene encoding recombination regulator RecX, whose translation MTDETIPSDIPTPRMLSWARNSAIYRLERRMMSEKQLFDAITRKAKEKFEDISAAQLKAVADFAVKFAYDNKVLDDSAYAEISTRSAVRGGKSKRAIAQKLTAKGVSGDKVEAALEAADDLCAAAIFARKRAFGPFRRVELDDKRKAKELSAFARNGFSFEIGKKVFDMSFEDAEEVIFSGRL comes from the coding sequence ATGACCGACGAGACTATTCCATCCGATATCCCGACACCGCGCATGCTGAGCTGGGCGCGCAACTCCGCCATCTATCGTCTCGAGCGGCGGATGATGTCGGAAAAGCAGCTCTTCGACGCCATCACCCGCAAGGCCAAGGAGAAGTTCGAGGATATCAGCGCCGCACAGCTCAAGGCGGTCGCCGATTTCGCCGTCAAATTTGCCTATGACAACAAGGTACTCGACGATAGCGCCTATGCCGAGATCAGCACGCGCTCTGCCGTGCGCGGCGGCAAATCGAAGCGCGCGATCGCCCAGAAGCTGACAGCCAAGGGCGTCTCCGGCGATAAGGTCGAGGCGGCACTTGAGGCGGCGGACGATCTCTGTGCTGCGGCGATATTTGCCCGCAAACGCGCCTTCGGTCCCTTCCGCCGGGTCGAGCTCGACGACAAGCGAAAGGCGAAGGAACTCTCCGCCTTCGCCCGCAACGGCTTCAGCTTCGAGATCGGCAAGAAGGTCTTCGACATGAGCTTCGAAGACGCCGAGGAGGTGATCTTCTCCGGCCGCCTCTGA
- the rpmI gene encoding 50S ribosomal protein L35 has product MPKMKTKSSAKKRFKITATGKVKAAAAGKRHGMIKRTNKFIRDARGTMVLAEPDGRKVIKNYLPNGL; this is encoded by the coding sequence ATGCCCAAGATGAAGACGAAGTCCTCTGCCAAGAAGCGGTTCAAGATCACCGCAACCGGCAAGGTCAAGGCTGCCGCTGCCGGCAAACGCCATGGCATGATCAAGCGTACCAACAAGTTCATTCGCGATGCACGTGGCACCATGGTTCTCGCAGAACCGGATGGCCGCAAGGTTATCAAGAATTACCTGCCGAACGGTCTCTGA
- a CDS encoding aldo/keto reductase yields the protein MKTRKLGNDLTVSAVGLGCMGMSFAYGASDEAESVRTLHRAVELGVTFFDTAEVYGPFTNEALVGKVLKPFRDRVVIATKFGFKIDTSQQGAAAIAGVDSRPEHVRAVAEASLKRLGIETIDLFYQHRVDPNVPIEETIGVMGELVREGKVRALGLSEAGSATIRRAHAVHPIAALQSEYSLWTRDPEEDVLATCRELGIGFVPYSPLGRGFLTGAIKTEDLAADDFRRQVPRFQAENFDANAALVATLEQLAAEKGVTAAQLALAWVLSQGDDIVPIPGARKLHHLEQNAAAADIVLSAAELEQLGAAIPAAQVAGKRYSDASLAMTNL from the coding sequence ATGAAAACCCGGAAACTCGGAAACGATCTGACCGTCTCTGCCGTCGGCCTCGGCTGCATGGGCATGAGTTTCGCCTATGGCGCCAGCGACGAAGCGGAATCGGTGAGGACGCTCCATCGCGCCGTCGAACTCGGCGTCACGTTTTTCGACACTGCCGAAGTCTATGGCCCCTTTACCAACGAAGCCCTTGTCGGAAAGGTGCTGAAACCATTCCGCGACCGCGTGGTGATCGCCACCAAGTTCGGCTTCAAGATCGATACCAGCCAGCAAGGTGCCGCCGCCATCGCCGGCGTCGACAGCCGCCCCGAGCATGTGCGGGCGGTCGCCGAGGCCTCATTGAAACGGCTCGGCATCGAAACCATCGACCTCTTCTACCAGCACCGCGTCGATCCCAACGTGCCGATCGAGGAGACCATCGGCGTCATGGGCGAGCTGGTGAGGGAAGGCAAGGTCCGCGCCCTCGGCCTCTCCGAAGCGGGCAGCGCCACCATCCGCCGCGCCCATGCGGTCCATCCGATCGCAGCGCTGCAGAGCGAATATTCGCTCTGGACGCGCGATCCGGAGGAAGACGTGCTTGCCACCTGCCGCGAACTCGGCATCGGCTTCGTTCCTTACAGCCCGCTCGGCCGCGGTTTTCTGACAGGGGCGATCAAGACCGAAGATCTTGCCGCGGATGATTTCCGCCGGCAGGTGCCGCGGTTCCAGGCGGAGAATTTCGACGCCAACGCAGCCCTCGTCGCAACGCTCGAACAGCTTGCCGCCGAGAAGGGTGTGACCGCCGCACAGCTGGCGCTTGCCTGGGTGCTAAGCCAGGGAGACGACATCGTGCCGATCCCCGGAGCCCGCAAGCTTCACCATCTCGAACAGAACGCCGCCGCCGCCGATATCGTGCTGAGCGCGGCCGAACTCGAGCAACTCGGCGCGGCGATCCCGGCCGCACAGGTGGCGGGAAAACGTTATTCGGACGCCTCGCTTGCGATGACGAACCTTTAA
- a CDS encoding EamA family transporter, whose product MEERTSDGSGVLAMKAPAASGGLAAGALMCLMSMSSIQFGAALSSSAIAAYGPAGASWLRLAFAALILAVAVRPRIFSYTREQWTSALVLGTTTALMTMSFFAAIERIPLGLAVAIDFLGPLSVATIGYGLSRRLVWPLIAALGVLALAHDGEGWVGNIQGILFACGAGTGWAIYIVLTKKIGASFKGLEGLSMSLMVAALVATPFGFAGAVPALDSYGLIEMAGLAVLVPLLPYTLELIALRRMPTTSFGILMSLEPAIAALAGFAILAQPMTLLQMAGTALVVAASAGATFSAKQ is encoded by the coding sequence ATGGAAGAGAGAACGAGTGACGGTTCCGGCGTGCTGGCAATGAAAGCGCCTGCAGCATCTGGCGGCCTGGCGGCTGGCGCGCTGATGTGCCTGATGTCCATGTCCTCGATCCAGTTCGGCGCGGCACTTTCCTCCTCCGCCATCGCCGCCTATGGGCCTGCCGGCGCCAGCTGGTTGCGCCTTGCCTTTGCCGCCCTCATTCTGGCCGTCGCGGTCCGTCCGCGCATATTCAGCTACACGAGAGAGCAATGGACGAGCGCTCTGGTTCTCGGCACGACGACGGCGCTGATGACGATGAGCTTTTTCGCGGCGATCGAGCGCATACCGCTCGGTCTTGCCGTAGCGATCGATTTTCTCGGCCCGCTTTCGGTCGCGACCATCGGCTACGGGCTCAGCCGGCGCCTCGTCTGGCCGTTGATTGCCGCGCTCGGCGTTCTCGCTCTTGCCCATGATGGTGAAGGCTGGGTTGGGAATATTCAGGGCATTCTCTTCGCCTGCGGCGCGGGAACCGGTTGGGCGATTTACATCGTGCTCACCAAGAAGATCGGCGCAAGCTTTAAGGGGCTGGAAGGGCTTTCCATGTCGCTGATGGTTGCCGCTCTGGTCGCCACACCTTTCGGCTTTGCAGGCGCGGTGCCGGCGCTCGATAGTTATGGCCTGATCGAAATGGCGGGCCTTGCTGTTCTCGTGCCGCTGCTACCCTACACGCTGGAGCTTATTGCCCTGCGGCGCATGCCGACAACTTCCTTCGGCATCCTCATGAGCCTCGAGCCGGCCATTGCCGCACTTGCGGGCTTCGCCATTCTGGCGCAGCCTATGACCCTGCTGCAGATGGCGGGAACGGCGCTGGTCGTCGCCGCAAGCGCCGGCGCGACCTTTTCGGCAAAGCAGTAA
- a CDS encoding alpha/beta hydrolase has translation MFDQMPNAQPQFLTVGEGEAVRDIAIIVRPAQAGSDAPALIWLSGYRSDMSGTKAVELDGLAAELGLACIRLDYSGHGLSSGSFRDGTISRWLEEALAVIRHVAPERVILVGSSMGGWIALRLAQELARQGGPKLVGMVLIAPAPDFTSELIEPNLKAKERKSLAERGYFEERSQYSPEPNIYTRALIEDGRQNRVLDGIIETGCPVHILQGMKDADVPHAHAMKLVEHLPADDVVLTFIRDGDHRLSRPSDIALLLSAVKGIVGSSTSRQIPA, from the coding sequence ATGTTCGATCAGATGCCCAATGCCCAGCCGCAGTTCCTGACGGTCGGCGAGGGTGAAGCGGTGCGTGATATCGCTATCATCGTCCGCCCGGCGCAAGCCGGCAGCGACGCACCGGCGCTCATCTGGTTATCCGGCTATCGCTCCGATATGAGCGGCACCAAGGCCGTGGAACTCGACGGATTGGCGGCGGAGCTTGGGCTCGCCTGCATCCGCCTCGACTATTCCGGCCACGGGCTCTCCAGCGGCAGCTTCCGCGACGGCACGATCTCGCGCTGGCTGGAGGAGGCGCTGGCCGTCATCCGCCATGTCGCCCCGGAACGGGTGATCCTCGTCGGCTCCTCGATGGGTGGCTGGATCGCGCTCAGGCTGGCGCAGGAACTTGCCCGGCAGGGCGGCCCGAAGCTCGTCGGCATGGTGCTCATCGCACCGGCACCGGATTTCACCTCCGAGTTGATCGAGCCGAACCTCAAGGCCAAGGAGCGCAAGTCGCTTGCCGAGCGCGGCTATTTCGAAGAACGATCGCAATATAGTCCCGAGCCGAATATCTATACCAGGGCGCTGATCGAGGACGGCCGCCAAAACCGGGTGCTCGACGGCATCATCGAAACGGGCTGCCCGGTGCATATCCTCCAGGGCATGAAAGATGCCGACGTGCCGCATGCACATGCGATGAAACTCGTCGAACATCTTCCCGCCGATGACGTGGTGCTGACCTTCATCCGCGACGGCGACCACCGCCTTTCCCGCCCGAGCGATATCGCGCTTCTGCTCAGCGCCGTGAAAGGCATCGTCGGCTCATCGACAAGCAGGCAGATACCCGCTTGA
- the pheT gene encoding phenylalanine--tRNA ligase subunit beta: protein MKFTLSWLKEHLETDAGLDEICTRLTQIGLEVEDVDDKAAFKPFVIARVVSAEKHPQADRLKVLMVDTGAGAPVQVVCGAPNARAGLIGAFAAPGTYVPGIDVTLAVGNIRGVESHGMMCSEKELQISDSHDGIIDLPEDAPIGNSYAAYAHLDDPVIEINLTPNRPDCTSIHGIARDLAASGLGTLKTRPAPSFAVEGETPVKVTLDLDDQRLCPGFALRLVRGVRNGASPRWMQQRLTAIGLRPINALVDITNYMTFDQGRPMHVFDAAKVNGNLTVRRAVEGETVLALDQREYKLGPNNVVISDEDGIESIGGIMGGEHSGCDENTVDVLIESALWDPMNIAKSGRSLGIITDARYRFERGVDPDYMVPGLERTTELVLELCGGTAARAEVVGYKGYEAKIVDFPYSEVKRLTGLDVSDEESNSILTRLGFTVSGSGERVSVAVPSWRPDVDGKADLVEEVMRIHGVDNIKPAPLESHAAVNGKILTTLQIRTRLAKRALAARGMLEAVTWSFIPEDQAKLFGGGSPALKLANPIAAEMSDMRPSLLPGLLTAAQRNADKGYGDVALFEVSGTYENDRLEGQRRVAGGIRRGTASLAGAGRMWSNAAKGGGKPVDVFDAKADALAVIEACGLPMGNIQIEQGGPEWYHPGRSGTIKMGPKVVLGYFGEFHPLTLEALDVSGALCGFEVYLDAMPEPKKKATRTKPALDLSPFQAVKRDFAFVVDKTVEAGAIIKAATSADRKLVTGVNVFDIFEGASVGEGKKSVAIEVQIQPAERTLTDEDFEALTQKIVASVTKFTGGVLRS, encoded by the coding sequence ATGAAATTCACGCTCTCCTGGCTGAAAGAGCATCTGGAAACGGATGCCGGCCTCGATGAAATCTGCACGCGCCTCACCCAGATCGGTTTGGAGGTCGAGGATGTCGATGACAAGGCGGCGTTCAAGCCCTTCGTCATCGCCAGAGTTGTCTCGGCGGAAAAACATCCTCAAGCCGACCGCCTGAAGGTGCTGATGGTCGATACCGGCGCCGGCGCGCCGGTCCAGGTCGTCTGCGGCGCCCCGAATGCCCGCGCCGGCCTCATCGGCGCCTTTGCCGCTCCCGGGACCTATGTTCCCGGCATCGACGTGACGCTTGCCGTCGGCAATATTCGCGGCGTCGAAAGCCACGGCATGATGTGCTCCGAAAAGGAGCTGCAGATATCGGACAGCCATGACGGCATCATCGATCTGCCGGAAGATGCACCGATCGGAAACAGTTACGCCGCATATGCGCATCTCGACGACCCGGTCATTGAAATCAACCTGACGCCGAACCGGCCGGATTGTACCTCGATCCACGGCATCGCCCGTGATCTCGCCGCCTCCGGTCTAGGCACGCTGAAGACCAGGCCCGCGCCGTCCTTTGCCGTCGAAGGCGAGACGCCGGTAAAGGTGACCCTCGATCTCGACGATCAGAGGCTCTGCCCTGGCTTTGCGCTGCGCCTGGTGCGCGGCGTCAGGAACGGGGCTAGCCCGCGCTGGATGCAGCAGCGGCTCACCGCCATCGGCCTGCGCCCGATCAATGCGCTGGTCGATATCACCAATTACATGACCTTCGACCAGGGCCGGCCGATGCACGTCTTCGACGCCGCCAAGGTCAATGGGAACCTCACCGTTCGCCGCGCCGTCGAGGGCGAGACCGTGCTGGCGCTCGATCAGCGCGAATACAAGCTCGGTCCGAACAATGTCGTCATCTCGGATGAAGACGGCATCGAATCGATCGGCGGCATCATGGGTGGCGAACATTCCGGCTGCGACGAAAACACCGTCGACGTGCTGATCGAATCCGCTCTCTGGGACCCGATGAACATCGCCAAATCGGGCCGCAGCCTCGGCATCATCACCGATGCCCGCTACCGCTTCGAACGCGGCGTCGATCCGGACTATATGGTGCCCGGTCTCGAACGCACGACGGAACTGGTGCTGGAACTCTGCGGCGGCACAGCCGCCAGAGCCGAGGTCGTCGGCTATAAGGGTTACGAAGCAAAGATCGTCGATTTCCCCTATTCCGAGGTCAAGCGCCTGACGGGGCTCGACGTCTCGGATGAGGAAAGCAATAGCATTCTGACCCGCCTGGGCTTCACGGTCTCCGGTTCCGGCGAGCGTGTCTCCGTCGCTGTTCCTTCCTGGCGTCCCGATGTCGATGGCAAGGCCGATCTCGTCGAGGAGGTCATGCGCATTCACGGCGTCGACAATATCAAACCGGCACCGCTGGAAAGTCATGCGGCCGTCAACGGCAAGATCCTGACGACGCTGCAGATCCGCACCCGCCTCGCCAAGCGAGCGCTCGCCGCGCGCGGCATGCTCGAGGCCGTCACCTGGTCCTTCATTCCGGAAGATCAGGCAAAGCTTTTCGGCGGCGGTTCGCCCGCCCTCAAGCTTGCCAATCCGATCGCCGCCGAAATGTCGGATATGCGCCCCTCGCTGCTGCCCGGCCTGCTGACCGCAGCCCAGCGCAATGCCGACAAGGGTTATGGCGACGTCGCCCTCTTCGAGGTCTCCGGCACCTATGAGAACGACAGGCTCGAGGGGCAGCGCCGCGTCGCCGGCGGCATCCGCCGCGGCACGGCCTCGCTTGCCGGCGCTGGCCGCATGTGGTCGAACGCCGCCAAGGGCGGCGGCAAGCCGGTCGATGTTTTTGACGCCAAGGCCGATGCGCTCGCCGTCATCGAAGCCTGCGGCCTGCCGATGGGCAATATCCAGATCGAGCAGGGCGGTCCTGAATGGTATCATCCCGGCCGCTCCGGCACGATCAAGATGGGGCCGAAAGTCGTGCTCGGTTATTTCGGCGAATTTCATCCGCTGACGCTTGAAGCGCTCGATGTCTCTGGTGCCCTCTGCGGCTTTGAAGTCTATCTCGATGCCATGCCTGAGCCGAAGAAAAAGGCGACCCGCACCAAGCCGGCGCTCGATCTTTCGCCTTTCCAGGCGGTCAAGCGCGACTTCGCCTTCGTCGTCGACAAGACGGTGGAAGCGGGCGCCATCATCAAGGCTGCGACAAGCGCCGACCGCAAGCTGGTGACCGGCGTCAACGTCTTCGACATTTTCGAGGGCGCATCGGTTGGCGAGGGCAAGAAGTCGGTGGCGATCGAGGTTCAGATCCAGCCGGCCGAGCGCACGCTGACAGATGAGGATTTCGAAGCGCTGACCCAGAAGATCGTCGCCAGCGTAACGAAATTCACCGGCGGCGTCCTCAGAAGCTGA
- a CDS encoding transglutaminase-like cysteine peptidase, giving the protein MMAMFAMATAAIPAPSRNASMVTGNATSQPIGHYDFCQIHRSECGANRNSGPVEMTPAKWSLVRSVNATVNRTITPMTDKEIYGKDEVWAYPTTAGDCEDFALLKRRMLIQRGFSAADLLMTVVRKPDGEGHAVLTLRTAEGDFVLDNLASDVKPWFGTPYSFVKRQSSYNSGRWVTIENGRDVLVGALR; this is encoded by the coding sequence ATGATGGCCATGTTTGCGATGGCGACGGCCGCCATACCGGCCCCCAGCAGAAATGCTTCAATGGTCACGGGCAATGCCACATCCCAGCCGATCGGACACTATGATTTCTGTCAGATCCACCGCAGCGAATGCGGGGCAAACCGCAATTCCGGTCCAGTCGAGATGACCCCGGCAAAGTGGTCGCTGGTGCGTTCGGTCAACGCCACGGTCAACCGCACGATCACGCCGATGACCGACAAGGAAATCTACGGCAAGGATGAAGTCTGGGCCTATCCGACCACTGCCGGCGACTGCGAGGATTTCGCGCTGCTGAAGCGCCGCATGCTGATCCAGCGCGGCTTTTCGGCCGCCGATCTGCTGATGACCGTCGTGCGCAAGCCCGACGGTGAAGGCCATGCCGTGCTGACGCTGCGCACCGCCGAGGGCGACTTCGTACTCGACAACCTCGCCTCCGACGTCAAGCCCTGGTTTGGCACGCCCTATTCCTTCGTCAAGCGCCAGTCGAGCTACAATTCCGGCCGCTGGGTCACCATCGAGAACGGCCGCGACGTTCTGGTCGGCGCACTGCGGTAA